In Campylobacter sp. RM16187, the DNA window CTTTTTTAAATTTTTTCAGCTCAAAGGGACACGAAATAATACCTTCCGCTCCACTTGTTCCAAATGATGCAACACTGCTTTTTACAAACGCTGGAATGGTGCCTTTTAAAAGTATTTTTACAGGTGAGATTCCACGCCCTACCCCGCCGATTCGCACAAGCTGCCAAACCTGCATAAGAGCGGGCGGTAAACATAACGATCTTGATAACGTGGGCTATACAGCACGCCACCACACTTTTTTTGAAATGCTTGGAAATTTTAGCTTCGGAGAATACTTTAAAAAAGATGCGATAGCTTACGGATGGGAATTTGTAACAGAGATATTGAAACTACCAAAAGATCGCCTTTACGTAACAGTTCACGAGAGTGATGATGAAGCGTATGAGATGTGGCAAGAGCATATAAGCAAGGATAGAATTTATAAATTTGGAGATAAAGACAATTTCTGGCAAATGGGCGATACCGGACCTTGCGGACCTTGTTCTGAGATATTTTACGATCAAGGAGCAGAAAATTTTAACTCCGATGAAGACTACATGGGTGGAGACGGAGATAGATTTCTTGAAATTTGGAATCTCGTATTTATGCAGTATGAAAGAGACGCAGACGGAAAGCTAAGCCCTCTTCCAAAACCTTCAATAGATACAGGCATGGGACTTGAACGTGTAACGGCAATAAAAGAGGGGAAATTTAGCAACTACGACAGCTCTCTTTTCATGCCTTATATAAATGAGGTTGCAAGGCTTTGTAAAAAACCTTACGAGTATTCAACCGGAGCAAGCTACCGCGTAATCAGCGATCATATTCGCTCGGTTACTTTTTTGTTAGCTCAAGGAGTAAATTTTGATAAAGAGGGTAGAGGATACGTTCTGCGCCGAATTTTACGCCGCGCTGTTCGCCACGGATACTTACTGGGTATAAAAGAGCCTTTTATGTATAAGCTAGTTGATAAGGTATGCGAACTAATGGGCGGACACTACGCTTATCTAAATGATAAAAAAGAGGCGGTTAAAGAGCAGATTAGATTAGAAGAAGAGAGATTTTTTGCAACTATAGCATCGGGTCTTGAGCTATTTAACAGCGAGCTTAAAAATACTAAAGATGTCTTTAGCGGAGAGATCGCGTTTAAGCTTTATGATACTTACGGCTTCCCACTTGATCTTACAGCCGATATGCTAAGGGATAAAAATCTAAAAGTAGATGAAGCAAAATTTGAAGAGCTGATGAATGAGCAAAAAACTCGTGCAAAGGCCGCTTGGAAAGGAAGCGGAGATAAGAGTGCAAAGGGAGATTTTAAAGAGCTTTTAGAAGAATTTGGAGAGAATGAGTTTATAGGAT includes these proteins:
- the alaS gene encoding alanine--tRNA ligase is translated as MKNCDTNIFDVREAFLNFFSSKGHEIIPSAPLVPNDATLLFTNAGMVPFKSIFTGEIPRPTPPIRTSCQTCIRAGGKHNDLDNVGYTARHHTFFEMLGNFSFGEYFKKDAIAYGWEFVTEILKLPKDRLYVTVHESDDEAYEMWQEHISKDRIYKFGDKDNFWQMGDTGPCGPCSEIFYDQGAENFNSDEDYMGGDGDRFLEIWNLVFMQYERDADGKLSPLPKPSIDTGMGLERVTAIKEGKFSNYDSSLFMPYINEVARLCKKPYEYSTGASYRVISDHIRSVTFLLAQGVNFDKEGRGYVLRRILRRAVRHGYLLGIKEPFMYKLVDKVCELMGGHYAYLNDKKEAVKEQIRLEEERFFATIASGLELFNSELKNTKDVFSGEIAFKLYDTYGFPLDLTADMLRDKNLKVDEAKFEELMNEQKTRAKAAWKGSGDKSAKGDFKELLEEFGENEFIGYESLSSKSKILALLDEDFKRVMSLKAGQNGWVMLNKTPFYAQSGGQCGDTGDILNFAKVVDTQKFHGLNLSSIELKANLSAGDEVEVKVSDERSEIARHHSATHLLHSALRRILGIHVAQAGSSVEATKLRFDFSHPKALTSEEINKIENFVNNAIANGAAAKTEIMDIESAKNSGAIALFGEKYDDNVRVLSFGDVSKELCGGTHVKNINEIGVFFITKESGVSAGVRRIEAICSKAALNFAKNLREELEEIRTELKSIEPMSAIKKLKSEIKNLKDELKNAGGSKAINLSDISGVKVCVEILESGDIKTAIDEIKNSNERVAALFIQVKDEKISIAAGVKNANIKAGEWVKMTAQILGGNGGGKDDFATAGGKDISQLDRAKKEAFEFIKGKLA